Below is a genomic region from Eupeodes corollae chromosome 1, idEupCoro1.1, whole genome shotgun sequence.
caaattattgccgatatcgtttcggaaattacggaatgactcccctgataagaaatggttttggaCTCAATgattaggagaacaaagaaagatattgacttaaaattatgtatctcacaaaaactatttttatgaatattttgttaaagttttaagcaagatatcGACTGAcaggataggaagttatcagtgtgggtcgcatctcatctgttatttaaagcacttggattaagaggacgatgtttgcttactctctcataggatcattgATCTCCGTCAattgacaacaagtgtggagagagaagcagaagtttaggcgatgaaaattaattccggtaaaacaaaaatgatcagcctcggaacctgaatattttctcgcaactggtggaaaaagtggagatcTTTCAATACCTTTgaagcatcgtttccatcgaaggcggaaccgaacaagacgtcatctgctgcatcggcaaagcaaaagcggcgttcggttgCTGTCAACAATTTGAAGGAATAACTCTATTAGCTTAGGAACAAAGCTTCGACTGTttcacttggaaggttacttcagccataacaagaaagctgcaaaccttcgtaataAATGTCGTaatatcctaaggattttcttttcaaaccGTATTTGAAATGAGGTCCTTCACAGAAAGACAGGTCAGGACCGTATAGAATCtataacgactgcattgcaggccaagcaatgcagtggaattcGCAAACACAAGAAGGAAgtagagctggacgaccgagaagcacatggcgcagaagagtcgaggcggaatcagcgtcactaggcaagagttggagggagcttataagtaaattgcaattttatatAAGTTAATAAAAccaagttaaatttaattttcaagaacGAAAATTTAGTTTAGATTTGtttaagctaaaaataaatatctgtcGAAAGGTACATTAGTCCAATTAAATAGTTTGATGAGCAAAAGAACTCGCACTACTTAGGGACAGCCTGAATAAACACGGTTTTCCATCCATTCGGAAAGAGAAATGGAGGTAAGCACAGctgattttttgtgttttagtaACTGTACGAGGATAATGATTTGTCATAATAAATCCAATAATCTTATATCTGAATTTCTCAAAATGTATGGGCTATTTCGACTAGCCTAAACGTAAACCGGAATTCGATAGATTGTGAACATGAAAAATGTACACCATTCCCCTTGCCAAAAGCGGCAGTCATTTAAcagaaataaagtttaaaaaaatttaatagatcAATCAATATTTAATAGATCAATCAATATCTTACCTGAAAAGTAAATATCACCTTCATTGCCATATGgcgttttaaatgttttataaatcgAAATCTTTTAATGCGAGAGTCATTCAACTGAAACCAAagatttaaatacatattaaaaagataattatttataatatttctgtAAACAAGAACATAAATGTAACAAAACTTAGATTTTAccgataaaatttaattggtaGGCGTCAGTATAGGAAAATCTATTGTTTATGTTAAATTGTACAATGAGCAAAGAAAGTGATTATTCCAGTAACAATATATGAAAGTTGAATGGATGGTTCaatattgtaatttaattaaggtaattttgtatatttatcagTTAGTCTAAATTTGTAGCATTTCATTTGTTTAAAGTGATATAAAAACTCATCTCTTACCATTTCCAGAGTTTCTTTTACAGATAAATAGAGCTCCTCATTTTTAGACAATGTTTGTGATTTACCTTCTATTAATGTGTGCAATTCTTTTGGACTTTCTTTGCTTTGGCTTTTATGTTTGATTTCATTCTTGAGTTTTCGAATTATTTCGTTTATATCTTTTTCTGGCCGCTGGGAATCAATACGTGAACCACATTTTTCCGCGTCAGAACATAACTCAACAAGAGTTTGAACCATTAATTTTCTTTGTccctttattgaaaaaaaaacaatggcttttactcttaaaaatttaacaaaaatattatacctCGAGTTCTTGAACAGATGAATCCGTTTCTTTAAGTTCAGTTTCCATGGCTCGCACATTATGCATAAACTTCGATAAATTAACACGTATGTCATCTGATTtgctctaaaaataaaacaaagtttcatGAAAATCAGACATTTTGAAACCATAACTCacttttatttgattaatttcaGTTTCGATCGCATTTAAGGAAACTTTTTTCTCTTTAAGCTCTTCTTTGATTCCTCTTAGTTCAATTTTCGTTTCAGATGCTTCTTTGATTTTctcttcaagttttttttcagtttgggAGACCTTTGTTTTGCACTCTTGTAATTCATTTGTCTGATAAAAAGTGTATCAAGCAATTTGTTAAACAAACTATTTAgaacatatttaattaaaatcaaaccaaaagATCCATTTCATTGCAAGCTGGATATTGAAAACATTCTAACTCGTGTATTCGCTCACACAAGCCCCTTTCTGTATACTCGAGCTTTTCAACcaaatttctatttgttttaatattttgtgctgCTAAATGTAACTGTGAATTTAACTCTCGCAACATCGACTCACATAGATTAGTTTCTTCTCTACATGATTTCATTTCCAGCTCCAATTgacttaagaaaagaaattgttagattttgtcaacaaaaatttaataacattaatATTACTATAATCTTTCACGAATGTCAACTTGTATAAACCGAGCGGGCTGAATTTTAAGTGAATAAATTCGATACGAAGGCTCTGGACAGTATTCAAGGCCTGGTTTAATCAGTataatttttcttagattttttggAACACTTTTAATGGTGGATGTAAATTTTTCTGCAACTTCTTTACTTTCGGTAAGAAGAATACTTTCAATTGAAACGCGATCGATAAGACAGTTAAGGACCACAGTATCACAACAACGTATTTGGTCCATAAGTAGCTTAGTCCCATGAGGAGGACTAACTATGCCTTTTGATACATCATAAAcctaaagaaataaatttaaatagatgTTAAGGGTAGtacaacacatttttaaaaaaggcacAAACTTTGTTCATGAACTTGGTAGTAATGATAGTTGGATtgaaattttgatgtttttttagaacattttccaatattttataaTCTCTGTTGTTACTCACAACAAAACTATTTATCAAACCAcctaattgattttcgaccgcATTTCGAAATCTTTCATCAACAACTTCAATATATCGGCCTAGGGGGCCACGTGGCATCTCACTAAATTGCTTCTCCTGATAAAGCTTATTAATAGTAAGTACAATGCGACTGACATGCTCTCCATAGATCGAAAGAGCATCTTTAGAATTTGCATTTATGTTGTTTATTTGAGATTGAATGTTTCCTGAAATGAAATAAGAACGTAATTAAAATGTAAGGAATTTATTacatcttttataaaagatttaaacaCAGCTCGCatcatttctttatttttttatattctctgACTCAACAGTTTGGTAAGTGTTACTTTGTATTTATTAagataaatttatcaaaattcatagcaaaatatctaaaataattttatgaaatagtaCCATCAAAATTTTTCTTCTTGAGGTTGTTTGCATAGattctattaaaatattaaacggaatttgaaaaacattttacaaagcAACAAAATTTACTAAACCTTTCCGTTATCTGGTAAGAccaggaaacatttttaaaaattgtaagtcctataaataaatttgtggGTAAAATAAGCcaagaacaaaatttttaaaaatgtttccgtTTAAACTTATATCTATGTTGTATTAAGCTTAATTACAAAATCTCCAACAAAGATTTAAAGACTCTCGGTATCCATAAGACGTTCTATGTGCAACCTCAAATAGTAATGGCCTTCGTCTTAAAGCTCTCGACGtgcatataaagaaaaaagaacaagttaTTGTCTGTAGTTTACAAAACTGCAAGGAATGCCACGAACAGGTATTACACTTCGCATCCCTAGTAAAACACATTTTGATTGAAACGAATGATGAATTgtgtaaacaacattttctaattCTCTCAAAGCAAAGCCCGAACGGTTCCATTCAACACAAGCATATGGCCTAAAAATGCTACAATAAAGGGATTAGCAGTATAAGGATCTTTTAAATCAAGGGAATTTCTTAACATTGAATTAGCTTTGAAAATATGGCCCCCCTGCCTAACACCTCTATTTATAAAGAACCTAAAGATGCAAGCGGAATATCTCCTGCACGTTTATGGTCGAATACCGACTTGTAATAAAAGCTGTAGAAGATCAAAATCACTTGTACAGTgagtacaatttaaattttaatttaaatgcggAAGATGTATCGCAAAGTAAAGCTCTTATGTACAAGGTTATAGCAGCGGTAGATGAGTAGTGTAGAGCAGATTATGCAGCCGAAGCAGTTGAGTCGTTGTTCAGAACAGATTACAAAAGGCTGAACCATAATCCTACATAACACTTCCATGATGCAAATAATATAAACGTCATTGCTACAAtgggaatctcagactgacatttcggtttgcctccAAACTACTGAGGACTAAATGTTCACATTCTCACATTCaggcccatcaaaatgcttcattatagtcCTCAGGTCTATCTTAATGCTTCATTTTGAATGTTTCATAGCAttcgttcaaaaacgaaaaaatcctaacaaacagaatctgaagtgctgacatggtcttaaattggaagattcgtaaagcattaaaaacaaactataaatatacttggattaATTAAAAAGATACAGATTTGaattacttgcaaaaaaaaatatttgggccgttcatttagaaaaattattagaattcaataaattgcgctcgcttctaacttgatggttcttcgaacgcatctttgatacaataatccgaggttaattatgaaatttaaagatttaaatttcatagtGATTAAtgtaaattacttacttaaggtaagTAAGagacatgcgtctccagccagctcggtccctagctagctgtctccagccagttcggtccctagcctccagtttcgcacgccaagttggttgaggtcttcacccacct
It encodes:
- the LOC129945594 gene encoding structural maintenance of chromosomes protein 6 isoform X5, encoding MAVVRAPSLQLWCWDLDLKPVIQIVRRICKRISQYKEDIRELKEKLANLDSIERVKKLIKKCELERLWILVINQEKKIHEVDFSIEKLISQKNEYENRLQNKESFETESKNALSEIETNLQEKRRIYAEENLKYLSLKNKMVENNDRFNELNAGVESLNKKNFFVKTQIDKLNEYIAQKASDNRVSVQGLRTSNEKELSGLQQQRKDVTAILEGTKRDVELLSENKGRIDQKIEDLKKNQYRLQEEARNIQSQINNINANSKDALSIYGEHVSRIVLTINKLYQEKQFSEMPRGPLGRYIEVVDERFRNAVENQLGGLINSFVVSNNRDYKILENVLKKHQNFNPTIITTKFMNKVYDVSKGIVSPPHGTKLLMDQIRCCDTVVLNCLIDRVSIESILLTESKEVAEKFTSTIKSVPKNLRKIILIKPGLEYCPEPSYRIYSLKIQPARFIQVDIRERLYQLELEMKSCREETNLCESMLRELNSQLHLAAQNIKTNRNLVEKLEYTERGLCERIHELECFQYPACNEMDLLTNELQECKTKVSQTEKKLEEKIKEASETKIELRGIKEELKEKKVSLNAIETEINQIKSKSDDIRVNLSKFMHNVRAMETELKETDSSVQELEGQRKLMVQTLVELCSDAEKCGSRIDSQRPEKDINEIIRKLKNEIKHKSQSKESPKELHTLIEGKSQTLSKNEELYLSVKETLEMLNDSRIKRFRFIKHLKRHMAMKVIFTFQGILSYRQFTGDISIDHDERKLTLSIFPRDHGLEGSISSTKALSGGERSFSTVAFLLSLWSCVDHPFYLLDEYDVFTDEVNREVMTQMLLNEAEAKPQRQYTFLSPQDMALETKDYIKIHRLADPTQ